A region of the Peredibacter starrii genome:
TCCTGAAGCAAATGGAGTTAAAAATCTATTACGCTCTCTTTTGGTCGTGATGGAAACAAAGTCTCCTCATACCATGGCCATTCAGCGTTATGACGTAAAAAATGAGAAAGGTATTTTTGAAGAGCGATATTGGAATCCCATTAACTATCCGGTTTTGGATGATGCTGGAAATATTTTATATGTCATCAATCAAGGCGAAGATGTTACAGAACTTATTCGCACCAAACAGGTGAATGAAAAGTTAGAGCGCATGGAAACCGAAGTTTATATTCGTGCCCGCGAGATTCAGGAAGTGAATGAAAAACTTCGAAGTGCAGAAGCAAAGTACCGAGGTCTTTTTGAGTCCGCTCAGGACGCCATCGTTGTGCTGGATAAATGGGGGAAAATTAAATTTGTAAATCATCAAACCATTCATCAGTTCGGTTATACTGAAGAAGAACTTGTGAATCGCGATGTGGAACTTTTGGTTCCTGAACGTTTAAAAAAATCTCATCTCGCATTCAGACTGACGTACTTTGATAATCCCATTCCAAAACATATAGGAGAAAGACAAGTCGAGCTTTGTGGACTTCACAAGGACGGTCATGAATTTCCCATCAGTGTGACCTTGAGTCCACTCCTTACCCGTGAGGGCCTTTGGATCACTGCCATCATAAGAGATATCAGTGAGACCAAGAGATTAATGGCAGAGTCCATTCATGCCCGTGAGGACATTATTGCAACAGTTTCTCATGATCTGAAAAATCCTCTTTCCAGTATTGTGGGAAATGTTGCTTTACTTACAAAATTCAACAATAAGCAAACTGACCCTGATCCAAAGTTAGAAAAAATTATTCATGGACTTCAAAAGGCCGCGGGCCAGATGACATCCTTAATTCAGAATTTGCTAGATTTTAGTAAGCTTGAGGCGAAGTGTTTCGTTGTGAATAAAAATCCTCAGAATGTTTCTGATATTGTTCAGGGAGTGACACAGATTTTTGAACCGCTCGCTTGGGACAAAAAGATCAAACTCACAGTTTCAGTTGAACCTAATCTTCCCATTCTGAATTGTGATAACTTGTGTGTGAATCGGGTCCTCTCAAATCTCCTGAGTAATGCCATTAAGTTCACTCCGAAAGGTGGTTCAATTGAGGTCCAGGTTAAAAAGGACATTGAGTCGATCGTTTTTATGGTGAAGGACAATGGCCCGGGAATTTCAGAGGAAGAAATTGAACATGTCTTTGATCGTTATTGGCAGTCTAAGCGAACTGCCATCAAGGGAACTGGCCTGGGACTGGCGATCGTGAAGGGGATCATTGATGCCCATGATGGTTATGTCTGGGTAGAATGTAAGGTCGGAGTAGGCAGTGCTTTTTATTTCACACTGCCTCTCAACGCAAGCGCTACAACTGAATTAGAGAGCTTCCACTGAACTTAGTATTAACCAGTTCAATTTCTCCTTCAAAAGGCACCTGAAGAGTGATCTGTTCCGATGGAGCTTTTACACACATCACACGTCTGGAAACTTCATTTGAAATATTAACTGCCGAGAGAAAGATCTTTCCTTTTCCATCCACCACTTCGAAGTGAGTGAAGTATCCTCCCAGGCGATCCAGGCACCCTTGAAGTGCGATTTCAATTTCTACGACTGAACCAATCGCCATACAAGTGGCGCGTCCTGGAATTCTCGGACAAATTTCTTTCACTGAAATGATCTCACCCTTGGCCTGTGACAAATTGAGATCACCTTTTTTGATTGGAACGATCCCGCGTGCATAGATTGATTGTGAAATTATAAAACTTAAAATCAGAAGCATGGTTTTCATTTTGTCTCCGGGTTTAAGAAGATAAGAAGGGAAAGTTAAAACGGCCGAAGGACAAAATCAAAATGTTCAAGCTTAAGGGAAGTTTAATTTATTGGAAGAGAAACCCTGCCTGGATTCAGGCAGGATTAAAAAAAATTATTGAGCGGTTTTAAGACGGGCAGCGATTGAGAAGTTTTTGGCACCGGCGCTACGAGCTGTGTCCATAATCGTCATGACCTTATCAAGTTGCGATTCTGCATCACCCTCAAGGATCACAGATTCAGTCTTCAGGCTTACAAGTTTCGCTTTAATGCGCTCTTGAAGTTCCTCTAACTTAACTTCTTCACCTTGAACGGCAATGCCGCCATTCTTAGATAGCGAAACAACCAGTGTTTCGCCGTTTTTATCACTTACAGCATTCATTTCAGGGAGATCAACATCCAATCCTGATTCAATCGCGGCCGATGAGCTCACCATAAAAATGATGAGAAGCACAAGCATGATATCAATCAGCGGAGTCATGTTAATGTCTGAAACGATTTGCTCTTCGTCGTTTCCGTTTTTGTTACTAAAAGCCATAATGACCTACTTTGTCTTTCTGGCCAAAAGAACTAGTTCTGCAATGTCTTCAACCTGGTGCCTGAACGACTGCGCAGTTTTATTCACTTTAGTCTGGAAGTAGTTGTAGAAAAGAACGGCAATAACCGCCACGATAATACCAGCGGCAGTTGCGATCAATGATTCAGAAATACCTGCTGCCACTACCGAAAATCCACTCTTACCAGTTGCACCGATGGCCTTGAATGAGGCCATGATACCTAGAACCGTACCAAATAGACCCACGAATGGAGCAGATGAGGCGATTGTACCAAGGATCCAAAGATTCTCTTTTAGGCTAGAATTTGTCTCAGAGAGACGGCGAGATAACTTATCTGCCATGTCTTCTTTAGAAGTATGGGTCTCTTCCATCAGCACTTCATAAGGACGGCTGATAGATTCAGGGAATCTTTTTAAAGTATGTTTAAGATCATCGAAGCGTCTGCTTGCGATGGCCTGATTGATTTCTTGATTAAGCTTTTCAGATTCTCTGATGAAGGCGCGAAGGAAGAATATCTTATGAGTTGCCACTGTCCAGGCAAGAATTGAGAAAACCAGAAGGGGATACATAATAAATCCGCCCTGGTGAAAGAGTTCCATCATTGACATAAATTCGATCCTTTTGAATAAAACGAAGAGCAAATATTGCATTAAATTATCGCCATTTAGCAGCGATAGACAACTTCTAAAATGCCTTTGCTCGAGATAGAAAGCCGTGAATAAAGACGGAGCGATGAATTGAGAGTACTACTCTGAAGTTTCTTTAATATCAATAGGTTGAAGTCATGGTGTGTCGAAGGTTTTCTTCACCAGTTCATTCCATTCGGTTTCTTTAAATTCGAATCGTCTGGATTTCTGACTTTGGGCCTCAGTGCACACTTTTTGAAAACCTGAAATGGGAGCTCCGGATTTAACACCATAATAGTCTGTGAAAGTAGTTCCGGCCCCATAGGTTTGAGCACAGAATTCTTCCGGAGTGAGCTTTTTCCAATCATTCAATTGAGAGACTTTTCTACTCACTTCGTAGCGGTGTCCCCGCATTTGTTCCTGGAAATCTTTAACCATGATCTCCTTGGCCTCCTGGGCGGATGGCTGCTTCAGCACATACTCCAGAAGTTTCTCTTCACGGGCCTTTGCAAATTGACCTTTGGCAGACTCCGCCACGATCTCAGGAAGCTTATATTGAGGGAACTGACCAGCGTTCCATTTTTGCATGCTTCGGTCTTTGGCGATGATTTGTTTTGCCTGACATTCAAGGGTCTCTTTGGCCTTACCTTCAAACAATGCTCCTGAGCATTTTTCAAATTCCAAGCGCCAACTATAATCAGTTGCAGTCAAAGGACGAGTAAAAGCATTGGCGTCTTCAAAAGACTTCTCAACAATTTGTGATACGGTCTGATTCAATTTAGTCATTTTCTGACTGATCTCTTGCTGAAGGGGATCGTTAAGTAAAAGTTCATCAACCAGACCTTCTAAAACCATATTGCGATTTGCACTGGTAGGTTCAGCCCCGACCTTTTTTAAGGCCTGGTTAATCAGCTCTTTCGTCTTGGAGCTTTCTGCATGAAGCTTAACTCCACAAAATGCGACTTCGTTTCGGGCCACTGGGTAGTGCTGAATCATTCCACGGCAAGCTCCGGTGACTTCTTCTTGAGAGAAGGATTTGTCCTCAATTGATTGCACCAACTCTCGAGCAACGTCTTTCTGAACTTGCTCAAGTTTATTCATTGAAATCGGGGAACATAGTTTTGAATCTAAATACTCAATGCCCTGATAAACTCGATCTTTAATAAAAGCATATTTTTCGGGACAACTCTTTTTAAGTCCCTGAGCATTGTAACGATAAGCTGATACAACTTCTGAGAAGTCTTCCCAAGGATTGGTCGTTCCGTAGTTTGAAATGAAGCAAGCGTTGTCCTGGGCCTTCCAGGTATCACCCTTTTTAATCCAACCACTAAGTTTTAGCCATTCCGGTGATTCATCCATATTTTTATTTCGAGACGCGAGATTGTGGGCCACCTCATGGAAGATTGTGTATTGCATCTCATCCGCACTCTGATTGCCCCAGGAATCGAAAAGCATAATCACGGCATTTGCCAGAGTGTATTCACTGTAATCTTTAAGCGTATACCCACGTTTAAAATGTGTCAGACGTTGATTGGGTTTACCTACTGGCACAAGTCTTTCCGGAACATCTTCCAGTCCGATTAAAACCTGGCCCATTTCTTCTGGAGTAAAAGGAGAAGAGTTGGAGAAGGCGAGATCAGAAGTGTTGTAATTGTGCTTCAATTTTATATAAAGCATCTTGATGGCATT
Encoded here:
- a CDS encoding ExbD/TolR family protein, producing the protein MAFSNKNGNDEEQIVSDINMTPLIDIMLVLLIIFMVSSSAAIESGLDVDLPEMNAVSDKNGETLVVSLSKNGGIAVQGEEVKLEELQERIKAKLVSLKTESVILEGDAESQLDKVMTIMDTARSAGAKNFSIAARLKTAQ
- a CDS encoding sensor histidine kinase, with the protein product MLNAQQHSSNPQSDYRKLVASLPGMYIVMLPDAPHFTIVDCNSDLFRITKRRPEEVIGKPLFEAFPDNPDHPEANGVKNLLRSLLVVMETKSPHTMAIQRYDVKNEKGIFEERYWNPINYPVLDDAGNILYVINQGEDVTELIRTKQVNEKLERMETEVYIRAREIQEVNEKLRSAEAKYRGLFESAQDAIVVLDKWGKIKFVNHQTIHQFGYTEEELVNRDVELLVPERLKKSHLAFRLTYFDNPIPKHIGERQVELCGLHKDGHEFPISVTLSPLLTREGLWITAIIRDISETKRLMAESIHAREDIIATVSHDLKNPLSSIVGNVALLTKFNNKQTDPDPKLEKIIHGLQKAAGQMTSLIQNLLDFSKLEAKCFVVNKNPQNVSDIVQGVTQIFEPLAWDKKIKLTVSVEPNLPILNCDNLCVNRVLSNLLSNAIKFTPKGGSIEVQVKKDIESIVFMVKDNGPGISEEEIEHVFDRYWQSKRTAIKGTGLGLAIVKGIIDAHDGYVWVECKVGVGSAFYFTLPLNASATTELESFH
- a CDS encoding MotA/TolQ/ExbB proton channel family protein; the encoded protein is MSMMELFHQGGFIMYPLLVFSILAWTVATHKIFFLRAFIRESEKLNQEINQAIASRRFDDLKHTLKRFPESISRPYEVLMEETHTSKEDMADKLSRRLSETNSSLKENLWILGTIASSAPFVGLFGTVLGIMASFKAIGATGKSGFSVVAAGISESLIATAAGIIVAVIAVLFYNYFQTKVNKTAQSFRHQVEDIAELVLLARKTK